The Phycisphaerae bacterium genome segment CTGGTCGGCCAGAGATCTCTGGCCGCTCTTGTCCGTCCTGGCCTTGATCCTCATCCTGGCATGGATCGTGAGGAAATGCCTGCCCGGCCGCAATTCGCTGACCGGCCAGGGGGCGATCGAGGTCCTTTCCCGTATCCCTTTGTCGAGCAAGCAGAGCCTGGTCCTGGTCCGCATGGGGCGACGGCTGTTGCTCCTGGGCGTGACCAATGACGACATCAACACACTCTGTGCGGTCGAGGATCCCGACCAGGTCGCGATGCTCGTGGGCGAGGTCGCCAGCGGACGGCCAGGATCCATCACCAGTCAGTTTGCCCGGGAATTCGCAGAGGAATCCCAGGTATATGATAAACGGATTGTGGAGGAGGAAGAGCAGAGCGTCGACACCGGCGGGCAGGTGCGCAACCTGCTGAACAAGGTCCGGGGTCTGGCCTCCAGACGAAACGTGGCGTGATGCGGGGCCGTTGTGCCCGGCGATGGCCCATACCCTCGCCCGGCACCGCCCGGCGGCATCAGCCCTGATCTGCGGCGGAGTTCGCAACATGAGCGGGCACGGATGCGCTCACCTCTGGGTTACAACACTCGCCGTCCTGGTGTTCTCGACCGCCACCCTTGGGCAGTCGACCACGCCCATGGTTCCGCCGGAATCAACCCCTGCCGGTCAGGTGGACAATCCCCTGCAGATTCCCGACCTCAGCCGCGTCCTCCCGGCCGCCACCACCCGTGAGGGCATGAGCACCACCCTTCAGATCCTCATCCTGATGACCGTGCTCAGCCTCGCCCCAGCCATCCTCATCATGACCACCTGCTTCACGCGGATCATGGTCGTCCTGGCCCTCCTGCGCCAGGCCGTCGGCACGCAGCAGCTTCCGCCCGGTCAGGTGCTCGTCGGTCTCTCCCTCTTCATGACCTTCTTCGTCATGGCACCAACCTATTCAAAGATCTACCACGAAGCCGTCAAACC includes the following:
- the fliP gene encoding flagellar type III secretion system pore protein FliP (The bacterial flagellar biogenesis protein FliP forms a type III secretion system (T3SS)-type pore required for flagellar assembly.), which encodes MSGHGCAHLWVTTLAVLVFSTATLGQSTTPMVPPESTPAGQVDNPLQIPDLSRVLPAATTREGMSTTLQILILMTVLSLAPAILIMTTCFTRIMVVLALLRQAVGTQQLPPGQVLVGLSLFMTFFVMAPTYSKIYHEAVKPWLDQQPGMTQARALTIAEGHMREFMFDQIERVRNEEDIYLFLEYSGRQSIPIDRQLSRQDVPTLALIPAFILSELKTAFVMGFRVYLPFLVIDMVVATVLISMGMLMLPPVMVSLPFKLLLFVLADGWHLVVTSLLVSFS
- the fliO gene encoding flagellar biosynthetic protein FliO produces the protein MTGYMLNSGIPAACLSLVLTGWLSAQQIQPFPDARPSLRIPPQNILEISDEPNEPAAELYSNHAPPATQPVVTTVKAGPAAPVMPQPGLGTRPATTPPEAANHQSAPIARSEFLERRPTANQRESESRDISRGQHGAGLWSARDLWPLLSVLALILILAWIVRKCLPGRNSLTGQGAIEVLSRIPLSSKQSLVLVRMGRRLLLLGVTNDDINTLCAVEDPDQVAMLVGEVASGRPGSITSQFAREFAEESQVYDKRIVEEEEQSVDTGGQVRNLLNKVRGLASRRNVA